In the Streptomyces formicae genome, one interval contains:
- a CDS encoding ATP-binding protein — MQVLQVQLEVGADPAEVGRARRWARSRLAGSGIQADEPVAETLILLISELVTNAVVHTGCPAVLRMLLPGMPGPADAPGTVRVEVADRSARPPRPRHAEGDDTNGRGLELVDGLADRWGWQHEGAGKSIWCEIDRCDAGVAATTFDGTTYDDADADAAYEAV, encoded by the coding sequence GTGCAGGTGCTTCAAGTTCAGCTGGAGGTCGGGGCCGACCCCGCAGAGGTGGGACGGGCCAGGCGTTGGGCCCGTTCACGGCTCGCGGGCTCGGGGATACAGGCGGACGAGCCGGTGGCCGAGACGCTCATCCTGCTGATCTCGGAGCTCGTCACCAACGCCGTTGTGCACACGGGCTGTCCGGCCGTTCTGCGCATGCTGCTCCCCGGCATGCCCGGCCCCGCCGACGCGCCGGGCACGGTCCGGGTCGAGGTGGCCGACCGCAGCGCCCGCCCGCCGAGGCCCCGGCACGCCGAGGGTGACGACACCAACGGCCGCGGCCTGGAGCTCGTCGACGGCCTCGCGGACCGCTGGGGCTGGCAGCACGAGGGCGCGGGCAAGAGCATCTGGTGCGAGATCGACCGGTGCGACGCGGGCGTCGCCGCGACCACGTTCGACGGGACGACCTACGACGACGCCGACGCGGATGCCGCGTACGAGGCGGTCTGA
- a CDS encoding acyl-CoA dehydrogenase family protein, which yields MDFQLTEDQRALRDGVRDLLEGRFDRTALRAAVDASERAGAAALDRELWRELGAAGFFSLALPEADGGVGLGLPEAVLAFEEAGRALLPGPLVATFLAAGEIPGAASGDVMVTAADGPLVAWLDEADVVRGDVAGAVPARSVDPLTPLHRLPADAPREDGGPFLDGAGALLTAAEQLGSAARTTEMAVQYARERVQFGQLIGAFQAVKHLCAQMLVRAEIARGAVYAAAVTGDPLEVCGAKLLADDAAVRNARDCLQVHGGMGFTWEADVHLHLKRAWVRAGTGRSAGDAEEALAAAL from the coding sequence ATGGACTTCCAACTCACCGAGGATCAGCGCGCGTTGCGGGACGGCGTGCGCGACCTCCTGGAGGGGCGGTTCGACCGGACGGCGCTGCGGGCCGCCGTGGACGCCTCCGAGCGGGCGGGGGCCGCCGCGCTAGACAGGGAGCTGTGGCGTGAGCTCGGCGCCGCCGGGTTCTTCTCGCTGGCCCTGCCGGAGGCCGACGGCGGCGTCGGGCTCGGGCTCCCCGAGGCGGTGCTCGCCTTCGAGGAGGCGGGGCGGGCGCTGCTGCCCGGACCGCTGGTCGCCACATTCCTCGCAGCCGGGGAGATTCCGGGCGCCGCGTCCGGCGACGTGATGGTGACGGCCGCCGACGGGCCGCTCGTCGCCTGGCTCGACGAGGCCGACGTGGTGCGCGGGGACGTGGCGGGCGCCGTCCCCGCCCGGTCGGTCGACCCGCTGACCCCGCTGCACCGGCTGCCCGCCGATGCGCCCCGGGAGGACGGCGGCCCCTTCCTGGACGGCGCCGGTGCCCTGCTCACCGCCGCCGAGCAGCTCGGCAGTGCCGCGCGCACCACGGAGATGGCCGTTCAATATGCCCGCGAACGCGTACAGTTCGGACAGTTGATCGGTGCCTTCCAGGCCGTGAAGCACCTCTGCGCACAGATGCTCGTACGCGCCGAGATCGCCCGCGGCGCCGTCTACGCGGCGGCCGTCACCGGCGACCCGCTGGAGGTGTGCGGGGCCAAGCTGCTCGCCGACGACGCCGCGGTGCGCAACGCCAGGGACTGCCTCCAGGTGCACGGCGGCATGGGCTTCACCTGGGAGGCGGACGTGCACCTGCATCTGAAGCGGGCCTGGGTGCGGGCCGGTACCGGGCGCTCGGCGGGCGACGCGGAGGAGGCGCTGGCCGCTGCGCTGTGA